The following is a genomic window from Lycorma delicatula isolate Av1 chromosome 6, ASM4794821v1, whole genome shotgun sequence.
tgtaaatttgtatataCCAAATTCTCATGCAgcatatttcattttcttcagaTCTTAtagtatattcatttattaattagtgCAGTCATTGAACCCTAGGCTATTGATACATTACTTCCTTATTGATTTTCATCAaacctcaaaataaaaataagtagtctgattttgaaaaaatcaaaatgatatatattaaaaggatgtatttattaaaacttttcctCATATTTGATAATGCTtacaaataagaattaattttttttttttttttgtcttcagttatttgactggtttgatgcagctctccaagattccctatctagtgctagtcgtttcatttcagtataccctctacatcctacatccccaacaatttgttttatatactccaaatgtggcctgcctacacaatttttcccttctacctgtccttccaatattaaagcgactattccaggatgccttagtatgtggcctataagtctgtctcttcttttaactatatttttccaaatgcttctttcttcatctatttgccgcaatacctcttcatttgtcactttatccacccatctgatttttaacattctcctatagcaccacatttcaaaagcttctaatcttttcttctcagatactccgattgtcgaagtttcacttccatataaagcgacactccaaacatacactttcaaaaatcttttcctgacatttaaattaatttttgcagtaaacaaattatatttcttactgaaggctcgtttagcttgtgctattcggcattttatatcgctcctgcttcgtccatctttagtaattttacttcccaaataacaaaattcttctacctccataatcttttctcctcctattttcacattcagcggtccatctttgttatttctactacatttcattacttttgttttgttcttgtttattttcatgcgatagttcttgcgtaggacttcatctatgccgttcattttttcttctaaatcctttttactctcggctagaattactatatcatcagcaaatcgtagcatctttatcttttcaccttgtactgttactccgaatctaaattgttctttaacatcattaactgctagttccatgtaaagattaaaaagtaacggagatagggaacatccttgtcggactccctttcttattagggcttctttcttatgttcttcaattgttattgttgctgtttggttcctgtacatgttagcaattgttcttctatctctgtatttgaaccctaattttttttaaaatgctgaacattttattccagtctacgttatcgaaagccttttctaggtctataaacgccaagtatgttggtttgtttttctttaaccttccttctactattaatctgaggcctaaaattgcttcccttgtccctatacttttcctgaaaccaaattggtcttctcctaacacttcttccactctcctctcaattcttctgtataaaattctagttaagatttttgatgcatgactagttaaactaattgttctgtattcttcacatttttctgcccctgctttctttggtatcataactataacactttttttgaagtctgatggaaattccccattttcataaatattacacaccagtttgtataatctatcaatcgcttcctcacctgcactgcgcagtaattctacaggtattccgtctattccaggagcctttctgccatttaaatcttttaatgcgctcttaaattcagatctcagtattgtttctcccatttcatcctcctcaacttcctcttcttcctctataacaccattttctaattcatttcctccgtataactcttcaatatattccacccatctatcgactttacctttcgtattatatattggtgtaccatctttgtttaacacattattagattttaatttatgtaccccaaaattttccttaactttcctgtatgctccgtctattttaccaatgttcatttctctttccacttctgaacacttttctttaatccactcttctttcaccagtttgcacttcctgtttatagcatttcttaatttccgatagttccttttactttcttcatcactagcattgttatattttctacgttcatccatcagctgcaatatatcgtctgaaacccaaggttttctaccggttctctttattccgcctaagtttgcttctgctgatttaagaatttcctttttaacattctcccattcttcttctacattttctaccttatcttttttactcagacctcttgcgatgtcctcctcaaaaatcttctttacctcctctttctcaagcttctctaaattccactgattcatctgacaccttttcttcaggtttttaaaccccaatctacatttcattatcaccaaattatggtcgctatcaatgtctgctccagggtaagttttgcagtcaacgagttgatttctaaatctttgcttaaccatgatataatctctctttccaagtgtatattcttctattatgatttttaaaataggtgttggcaattactaaattatacttcgtgcaaaattctataagtcggtcccctctttcattccttttgcccagcccgtattcacccactatatttccttccttgccttttccaatgcttgcattccaatctccaactattattaaattttcatctccttttacgtgtttaattgcttcatcaatctcttcgtatacacactctacctcatcatcatcatgggcgcttgtaggcatatagacgttaacaatcgtcggtttaggttttgattttatccttattacaatgattctatcgctatgcgttttggaatactccactctcctccctatcttcttgttcatcacgaaacctactcctgcctgcccattatttgacgctgagttaattactctaaaatcacctgaccaaaagtcgccttcctcttcccaccgaacctcactaattcctactatatccacatttgtcctacccatttccctttttaaattttctagcctaccaacctttttcaagcttctaacattccacgctccgactcgtagaatgttattttttaattttctggtgaccccttccatagtagtccccacccggagatcctaacgggggactattttacctccggaatattttaccaaggaaggcgcctccattattgctatgtgaaaatgcagagagccacattttcttgggaaaaaaagcagctgtagttttccattgctttcagctgcgcagtactcagaggactgagtgacgttgatacggccgtttaagtcatcctgactcacgcccctaacaactactgaaagagctgctgccctctttcaggaatcattccttagtctggctctcaacagatacctctccgatatggttgcaccttcggttcagctactctgtatccctgagcactcaagccccctcaccaatggcaaggtctcatgattcatagaggaggaagaattaataataaaataaaatataaattaatatatgtattaatatttttatttataataataaaatgtaaattaataaataataaaataagaatatctgctaaatttttaaaggtttatttttaacaattgtcCCCTGGTTTATATATTCAAAGTGTAAGTGATTTCTTCATTGGCaggtttttatttacctttttataaaaattttgccgttaaaaagaaataaaaagagccTCAAATTTTACAATGACAAAGCTGTTAACAAATTATTCTGTGAATAATAGTAGTGTAATTTTTGTATTGCAattctgtttgtattttaatatttaactttttcagaGATATGGACAAAATGGATGACATGGGCTGGAAAGCTAAACTAAATATCCCTCCATCAGATAAGAGAATAAAAACTAGTGTAAGtagctttttatttgttttatgtttctttatgtaattgtgtAATTGGAGCAGtaagtttatgaaattaaaaaattaagtaatatttagatAGACAAGGacagaaaatttagtttttttttataaatgtttattgatgcaaaaattcatttttgataaatttgttacATACTCTAACTTGTCCTATAATCCAGAAATTCAAACCCCTCCCCTATTGAGTAGTAACTCATTCTAAAGATACGATTTAGTAAAGGAAAACTGCAGAAACTAGAAGTTGCTACCTTGCAATCTTCATTGCCATTTGCCACCAAATATGATCTGCCTTAAAGCTAAGAATGATCCTTAACATTGCTGGTTTCTTAAATTCAAACGATTCTAGAAACTGAAGGTTTTTATGTAAGGGGGCAGTTTTCAAGTGCATTATTAAAACGAATCTTTTTCATAAGATTTCATTTGATCACCATAACATATCATTAATGCTTTCTATTTCAGTAggaacattttaaagtaaaacaaatttaaagttaaGTATATACTTACACAGAGATATGTTTAAAAAGaactaatgtaataattataaatcttaattGAAAGAATTGAAGTAGACCTGTTGGGATTTTCATTTGTTGAACAGGTTAGAATTGTAATAGGATGATGGCAACCTCTAGGTTTTGCAGTTCTCTTATGGTAAACAAGACTTTGAAAAAAGACTTAAATTGGTAAGGGAAGGAATATTCCTTATCTGAAAAATTAGTATTTGTCTTATCCAGTAAACTATAACAAACTCTGAATTTTCTCCTATTATCAGTTAAAATGTTAGTGGAGAAGcagtgttaaatatttaaatatattagatgtTGAGGTGAAAAATTCATCTGTTTATTCATAATTATGCCAATAACTCTCTTGCTGTGAATTTTGAATAATACGTGTTTAAAACTTCTGGACACTTATTTCAGTTGTATTTGTTATAATGGATTTGATTTGTGTTTGCTGGCTTTATAATCTACAtgtagttttttcttatattgttaatttcatatttcaCAATATGTGTGTGttcaatatcaataaatttattaattgttttattttctttccaatTCAGGATGTTACAGACACAAAGGGCAATGAATTTGAAGAGTACTGCTTAAAACGCAATTTATTAATGGGTATATTTGAGAAAGGTTGGGAAAAACCTAGTCCAATTCAAGAGGCTAGtattccaatagcactttcaGGCAAAGATGTTTTGGCTCGTGCAAAAAATGGTACTGGGAAAACCGGTGCATACTCAATTCCTGTGTTAGAACAGGTTGATCCAACAAAGGATTATATTCaaggtttgttttattgtttacaggtttgaaattaataataataataggaaattaGTGAGTGATTGTAAAAATCTCGCGTTACATTATAGGAGCAAATTCTTCTATGTTGATAATGTTGAGAACTAGTTTCTTTTATTGTTCATGATTTGTAACATTGAGGAAACTTTTAGCAATTTTTCTGCAGTgcagaaattttaaatagttttattttgtttattgagtttattacattttttatttttaaaagcatatcTGAAAATAATAGTGAAGGTGCTATGTTGGAAAAATACCTGACAGAAAAAGCAATACTAAAGAactataataagcaaaaatttcCTATTCAACTATATGTTTTAAAACAACACTGTGACAATATGTGATGTAATATATGGGGAAGAAAGATATGTGAATACTTGAAAGGGAAGAAAGACAAAATAACAGTTTTTCATAATGGAGGAGTTAACTATGCTATTTCAGAGTTCAAGTTCAAGCTTTCCCTTTGTATGAATCTTAGAAAAAGAAACAAGGAATTTGAAGTTTTGTATTAATGATTGAAACACTAAAATAAGAGACAGTCTTTTGCCTGATGTCAGTgacaataatataattagaacAGCAGAATGGTAAAGCAATTTATTGTTGCTCGATAAGGAGCAACATAGTTGTTCTTATCTGTTGGTTACAATAAGgatgataaagtaatttttcttgcatagagagataaaacattttaatttatagagatAAGACATTTCCATTGTACCAATACTAccattgttaaagaaaaaactaataaagatatTGAATAGCCAAAGGTAATTTTAGATTATGTATCACATACGGGTGGACTTGACTATGCTTACCACCATATTTGAGTTACAGTTTtgctgcaaaaaatttaaaattgtggcagaaactttatttttggttGTTAGAGGTGTCAGTTGTCAACAGTTCTATTTTGTATAATGAGTATCTCATTTGGCAGCAACcaataacacataaaaaatattgaagaatgtTGATTACTGGTCTGGTTACTGACGTAGGAACACAAACCATTAGTGAGATCAACCTTCATCAAAAGATGACGAAGAATGGTTGAGTGGCAAGCTtcacattgcaaataaaatgctgaataacAAACACTATTTTGGTGTTTTCCCCAATCATTCAGTTAAAGGGGATAGAAGAGAGACTGTTTTTGGTGTGAAACATGTCCCAGAACCTGGGTTTAGACCCAGAATATTGTTTCAAGAAGTATCACAAAAAATTTATCGTAATTAACATGTAAgtcttatttttttggttaaatgaaggtttttataaaaaaataataataatttttttgatataagcaaTTTTTACTATATACATAGGTAACCAACCATAAATTTAATAGCTGATTGGGAACGAAGTGATCAAAAAATTGGAGACAGTGGCACTTCTTGATTTCATAGTTGGAGGGTAAAGggttaataacagtaattaatgtattaaataacaataatgtatattATGTTTGTTGAGTTAACAAGCTCCTTTTTAAATTGGAaagtgtttttaatgattttcacttTAGTAAGGTTTTACAACACTGTACACctcaattttttgtatattaattgtaaCTAATCTCCTACTGAGTAGAGGCATTATGCCATTgtttttcacagaaaaatatacagtgatttgttactttacattatttgtttCAGTCTTTCTTATTTCTGTGATACAGGAGATAGCAGTCAGAATTACATCTCTGACTGGGCTAATAGTAAGATGAATTCTTGTTATGAACAAAGTGAAGGTATCACAAAGTTAATTGAATTCCTACATTTTAATGATCTATATGCTGATATGCTTcagtatatttatgaaaaaaagacaGAAGCCATATCTATTCTTTAACAAGCCTAACTGATGATTTTTATATGGTGTAGAGTGATTACGTTTACAGAAATGACTTGTGTCTGCTGGTAAATGTATGTCACTAAGATTGAATCAAAGATAATAGGCAGTTTGACAACTATGAAAAAGTTTTCACTATGAAAATTATGTCACTTTCTCAATTCTGTCTATTGAAagcgtaaataaattatttttgctgtaaaaagaaaagaaaaacaaattaaattgtagaAAGTGTTTTTTAACAGCagattttaggtaatttttttgatattaatattgtgtattattaaattttgttttaaatgtgttcCACATGTTCAATTTTTGATTCTGATTTTCTAGCCCTGAAACAACTGTAGGGgctaaataaatagtaaatatatttttaaattacaacaaaaaaaaatcagaaagaacttttagtttatatatattacagttatttggaatttaaaacaaaatgaatttgtttaaataatacttcattttacATTGTTCTTTTATTTCAGCATTGGTAATAGTTCCGACACGAGAGCTTGCGCTACAAACAAGTCAAATCTGTATAGAGCTAGCAAAACACATGGATATTAAAGTTATGGTTACTACTGGAGGCACTAATCTCCGTGATGACATTCTTAGAATTTACCAGAAAGGTCTGTTAGTATTTTAATcagaacattattttataataaaataattataaatttattatttattagcaaaACTCATTCATTCAACTCAGGTGATACACATTCGAACACTAATATCCCGATAAAAAAGTGTCTTATTTGAGAAACACATTGTAAACATAACTTAGTAATAACTATTTCAACCAGTATTTTAGTCAATCagtaaattatgaaattgatGTTTAGTAATTTTGAGtacttaaaaagaatattttagtggctcttaacttaattttaatgagtgtcatggatattttttttaaattttagtaaaattaaaattcattggtTCAGTTATTGTAATTTCCATgctttaaaaacgattattgactGTATTCATCAATACAAatgagttatttaataaaaacccaGTCTAGTAATTTCACTCTACAGCATCGTGAAATCTGAAATTGATCACTTCAGatgtatttgtaaatgtaatattttctaagGTCTCCTATATATATCTACCGATCCTCATAGGTTCGGTAGATAACAGTAAATGTCAACATTGGATTAGACTGTTATGATACAGTTACGAAatgaattcagaaaattttattctccTTTTATCAATCTTATGcctcagattgtataataataataatgaaggaaGTGATGAATGTCATGAGATATTCCTTATGTTTAACTTGaggatttgtaaaaataaaaccattgagagtttatatttaaaactctgctaggtttttatttaaaacttcatgattttctttctttcacaTAAACCTGGAATCAATATATATCATGATAAATTCTGGATAAACAAATGCATTACTCAAAAAactggttattttttaataataactattcagCTGTAAAAaggattcagttaaaaaatttcaaagaacttctacaacacaatttttttaattgtaattcattatagtaagaaaaaatacatatcaaattcctaataaaggaagaaataattataaataatttaccctACTTCCCATAAGATCAGGTAGAAGAAGTTAATTTACAAGTATGTATAACAATGATGCAAAACCTAGTGCATCAAAGAGTAACACtacaatgaaactaaaaaaaattatggtactttatgagtttttttctattttttatactacTGGTCACAAAATATAAATCACATATTTGTAAATATCACCAGTCTAAAGGATCAGACAAAAATAattccatccataaataaaacacaaaaatctataaccaccactaaataaataatgactcgCCCAATAAACGAAAGACAGCAgcatttgtccaggttctgccgTTAGGGAGATAAAactctcccgctatccttgcatTCCATAATGATATATTgttagtgatattttttaatattgtttttaatgaacagGAAGTTCTTTTCTTTGCACAAAGAAAcatatatgatattacaaaaattaaaaaaaaaaaatcaaagtaacatttataacattaatatgaGTTTTATATAGAAGAGTTAAATATCAGCATTCATTTAGATAGTTTgtcattagtatattttttataaaggaatatTAATGAAGAACTTTTTAAGGGTTTAAAGTGCAAAATGACTGGTAAATTGCCAGTCTGTAGTGGGATTGATCTGTTTGTTATTAGATTCTTTGAAATTGATTTTCTGTTTGTAGTGTAATCATTGTTATGTTTTTTCTCCAGTACATGTAATTATTGCTACACCTGGAAGAATATTGGATCTCATGGACAAAAAAGTAGCAGATATGGATCATTGTAGAATTCTTGTATTAGATGAAGCCGATAAATTACTTTCACAAGATTTTAAAGGAATGCTTGATCATGTTATATCTTGCCTTCCTAAGGAAAGGCAAATACTATTATACTCAGCTACATTTCCTCTAACTGTTAAACAGTTTATGGTAAGTAGTAATGTTTTTCTGttggaaaacttaaaatttattaacagttttattgttGATAAGTAGTAATTAATGTGTTAACAAAAATGTgttcattaaattacattaaaatgtttaatactgaAACAGAAACCACAGAAACAAAAACCTGTTTCTATAGAAACATCATTTTtcttatacttaataaaatttaatgggaaccacattttttctgtacattaTAGAATGACACAaatattcttaaacaaaatttacaaataaaaattaatcatgtttcggtttatgtttgttaaaaaacaaaagccaaaaaaaaagaaaagacctCAGGTAGGTACAGCTGTAAAGtcataaaatttcacaaattagGTTGCAGTGGCGATTTCTGTGACAGGGTGGAAACACCTTCCTATCATCCAGAAGATTGAACTTATTTCCTGAGATTTGTatagttatttctattttaagttaaagatttaaagctaattatttttctgcttgttatatagatataatttttttagtctcagatggtatggcatttttcacacactacaaaaaatgcatttcattatcatccattgCTATTTGTTGCAGGATTCCCAAAAAACAGAGAGGAATACAGAGAAGTTAATTGCTGTTGAGCTTTCTCTCTGTCAATTATAGAAATTCAACACATCTGTTCATTATTCTGAGGAAACAGATtgtggatatttaatttttccaaaaaaattgcaGTAGATGGCCCAACTTgtgttattcaaaattaaaagtaataaataaaatattgataggTTTTTAATTATGGTTCTAACACACTATGTGTCTGCGAGTTTGATTTATTTCTATTAGTCAACTTTATCACTGTTATGatagtttttaaatcttttgcttaaatattattattattattcaatagtaTTCATAATTACTATCCAAgcctattttatttactgattaaaataatgtacaaattatAGTAAACGAATAGGAAGGAATCCTCGCTGCACTATTCacactgaattattaatttatatgtccTCTTATGTCACACAGCTTGAATAATTGCATTattgataactttttatttcaggAAAAACATTTGAAGGAgccttatgaaataaatttaatggaaGAATTAACATTAAAGGGTGTCACACAGTATTATGCATTTGTTCAAGAGAGACAGAAGGTTCACTgtcttaatactttattttcaaaggtaaaaagaagatatatgtagcttttttcttcttaaataattatatatataacatatttttatttctatatacatAGTATAAGGAAAAGAgataatcaagaaaataaattattagtatgaGGCTAGTTATCTTGCAGATGGGCTGTTTTAGACACTAGGGCTctactcaaacatttttttaaattctgaaacatctttttactttttccagcttaaatttaattatttaacctataaatataattttaaagtttttttttataatagagaacagtagtaaatatattgatgaaaaataaaagtacagttCATAGGGTCAAGGTCATTTCAATTCAGTAACTGAattgtaatagtttattttaagaaaattggtcCCTTATTTCCTTGTAGCTGTATATATTATTCTAATCCAGTAAAATTTCTGCTGTAAGTGTTGTTTTCAATAatgagataattattttaatcttttgtaattCATCGATTAGACAACTTACTGcttaagtaatttacaaataaacatactgaatctttttctttaattattattcactgtattgttaaataagtaaggtaatctttttacttattgtttacaTTGCTATTGGTTTTATCATGGAAGTTTTTTTTGCgtcatttcttaaaaattgttatttacaacaCATGTTTAGTTAGATTAGATTAAGCACATATCAGTtcatgtacataataaatatagcTCTGTTTATAACACTGTTGTAGAACCCATAAAACAGAGAGAGAGTATAATAGTAGACACAACAGCTGCTCTTTGTTTTCTTGATTCTGAAtaataacttaacatttttataaatacaaaaacgagCTCATTTTTCATGCATGATAACTGAAAGTAAATGTGAATTCTAGTAacagttttattatgttatatttttattttcacattattttgaACTGGAAAAAGGATGAATAAATGATATGAATGTGAAATCCTTAGATGTTTCATGCCTTCGTAAGCTATAATCAGATTAtagataattttacattttctgtagTTCAAGGAAAAACATGAAAACAATGTGATTCAAATTGCTATATGAGAATATATAAGCAATACATACAATTTGCAGTTTTGCAATTCTATTCAAAGCAAAtggtaagtcaaaaagtaaagtgaaattttaaaatccatttttatttactcttactGAAATGAAGTTTGCacatttatcaatatataatcCCCCTCGCACTTGGTTTGTATTACCAGTTGTGCACCACTTCCATATCTTCATCAGAAAAAAGATGATTCCCTTGATCTTTCAGCGCgtcaaaaagatgaaaattactaAGCCAAATCAGACTTCTCAGTAGACGGTCCAACAACTCACAAGTGACATCTTACTGGAAAGGAATTGTTTGTCCTAATGATTTCCAAGTGTTATCCTGAAGTAAAATCATATCTTTTGAAAGTTAACTATCTCTTTTTGTTTCAGTAATTGCAGCAGCCATCAGCAGTTTTCATAAAGTGAAAACTTCACCTTTAGATgtgaatacataataaaaataggaCTTCTGTATTCCACAATATTTTCAACTTTCCTGTAGAATTT
Proteins encoded in this region:
- the me31B gene encoding ATP-dependent RNA helicase me31b isoform X2; this translates as MMTETHVSTNHVGLQNKNQIRNNKLDMDKMDDMGWKAKLNIPPSDKRIKTSDVTDTKGNEFEEYCLKRNLLMGIFEKGWEKPSPIQEASIPIALSGKDVLARAKNGTGKTGAYSIPVLEQVDPTKDYIQALVIVPTRELALQTSQICIELAKHMDIKVMVTTGGTNLRDDILRIYQKVHVIIATPGRILDLMDKKVADMDHCRILVLDEADKLLSQDFKGMLDHVISCLPKERQILLYSATFPLTVKQFMEKHLKEPYEINLMEELTLKGVTQYYAFVQERQKVHCLNTLFSKLQINQSIIFCNSTQRVELLAKKITELGYCCYYIHAKMAQAHRNRVFHDFRAGLCRNLVCSDLFTRGIDVQAVNVVINFDFPKMAETYLHRIGRSGRFGHLGIAINLITYEDRFALHRIEQELGTEIKPIPKVIDPSLYVAKLDESIEEGNVSK
- the me31B gene encoding ATP-dependent RNA helicase me31b isoform X1, which codes for MMTETHVSTNHVGLQNKNQIRNNKFQTSMKQIVSGPDKRDMDKMDDMGWKAKLNIPPSDKRIKTSDVTDTKGNEFEEYCLKRNLLMGIFEKGWEKPSPIQEASIPIALSGKDVLARAKNGTGKTGAYSIPVLEQVDPTKDYIQALVIVPTRELALQTSQICIELAKHMDIKVMVTTGGTNLRDDILRIYQKVHVIIATPGRILDLMDKKVADMDHCRILVLDEADKLLSQDFKGMLDHVISCLPKERQILLYSATFPLTVKQFMEKHLKEPYEINLMEELTLKGVTQYYAFVQERQKVHCLNTLFSKLQINQSIIFCNSTQRVELLAKKITELGYCCYYIHAKMAQAHRNRVFHDFRAGLCRNLVCSDLFTRGIDVQAVNVVINFDFPKMAETYLHRIGRSGRFGHLGIAINLITYEDRFALHRIEQELGTEIKPIPKVIDPSLYVAKLDESIEEGNVSK